The Prevotella sp. E9-3 genome has a window encoding:
- a CDS encoding AMP-binding protein, with amino-acid sequence MAGRPLPDRTYPAETGSKGYQLHEKTLGQWLEYWAEATPDKEYIVYSDRDLRFTWSQFNKRVDNLAKGLISIGVKKGSNVGIWATNVPDWLTFLYATAKIGAVLVTVNTNYKQNELEYLCKDSDMEVLCITDGTWDCNYVDMTYTMLPELKTCERGHLNSERFPYLKNVVFIGMEKYRGMYNTAELLLLGQNIEDETLDEMKKNVSCHDVCNMQYTSGTTGFPKGVMLTHYGISNDGYFTGENMGFTQDDKLCVCVPLFHCFGVVLATMNCLTHGCTEVMVEKFDPLVVLASIHKERCTAVYGVPTMFIAELNHPMFSMFDLTCLRTGIMAGSLCPIELMKQVSEKMYMTITSVYGLTESSPGMTQTCLNDTFEQRCTTVGRDFPFVEVKVLDPETGEECPVGVQGEMCCRGFNVMKGYYKNPQATAEVIDKNGFLHSGDLGVKDEQGFYKITGRIKDMIIRGGENIYPREIEEFLYHMPGIRDVQVAAVPSKKYGEAVGAFIILEEGAKMEPEDVQEFCRGKIARYKIPKYVFFIDQFPLTGSGKIQKFKLKEMSLELCKKQGIEVI; translated from the coding sequence ATGGCGGGCCGTCCGCTGCCCGATAGAACCTACCCGGCCGAGACCGGCTCAAAGGGCTACCAACTGCACGAGAAGACACTTGGCCAATGGCTTGAATACTGGGCCGAGGCCACTCCCGACAAAGAATATATCGTATATTCCGACCGAGACCTGCGCTTCACGTGGAGCCAGTTCAACAAGCGAGTGGACAATCTGGCCAAGGGCCTCATATCCATAGGCGTGAAAAAAGGCTCGAACGTAGGCATCTGGGCCACCAACGTGCCCGACTGGCTCACCTTCCTCTACGCCACCGCAAAAATTGGCGCCGTACTCGTTACGGTGAACACCAACTACAAGCAGAACGAACTGGAATACCTCTGCAAAGACTCCGATATGGAGGTGCTCTGCATCACCGACGGCACCTGGGACTGCAACTACGTGGACATGACCTACACCATGCTCCCCGAACTGAAAACCTGCGAGAGAGGCCATCTGAACAGCGAGCGGTTCCCCTATCTGAAAAATGTGGTGTTCATCGGAATGGAAAAATACCGCGGCATGTACAACACCGCCGAACTGCTGCTGCTGGGACAGAATATTGAAGACGAGACACTCGACGAGATGAAAAAGAACGTCAGCTGCCACGACGTCTGCAACATGCAGTACACCTCAGGCACAACGGGCTTCCCCAAGGGCGTGATGCTCACCCACTACGGCATTTCCAACGACGGATACTTCACCGGCGAGAACATGGGCTTCACCCAGGACGACAAGCTATGCGTGTGCGTACCCCTGTTCCATTGCTTCGGAGTGGTGCTGGCCACGATGAACTGCCTCACCCACGGATGTACCGAGGTAATGGTGGAGAAGTTCGACCCCCTGGTGGTGCTGGCTTCCATCCACAAAGAGCGATGCACGGCCGTCTATGGCGTTCCCACCATGTTTATCGCCGAGCTCAACCACCCCATGTTCTCGATGTTCGACCTCACCTGTCTGCGCACCGGCATCATGGCAGGCTCGCTCTGTCCGATAGAGCTTATGAAGCAGGTGTCCGAGAAAATGTATATGACCATCACCAGCGTGTATGGCCTTACAGAATCGTCGCCCGGCATGACCCAGACCTGTCTGAACGACACCTTCGAGCAGCGCTGCACCACCGTGGGCCGCGACTTCCCCTTCGTAGAAGTTAAAGTGCTCGACCCCGAAACAGGCGAGGAATGCCCCGTTGGCGTTCAGGGCGAAATGTGCTGCCGAGGATTCAACGTGATGAAAGGCTACTACAAGAATCCGCAGGCCACAGCCGAAGTGATCGACAAGAACGGATTCCTGCACTCAGGCGACTTGGGCGTAAAGGACGAGCAGGGCTTCTACAAGATTACCGGCCGCATCAAAGACATGATAATCCGTGGCGGCGAGAATATCTACCCGCGCGAAATAGAAGAATTCCTCTATCACATGCCCGGCATACGCGACGTGCAGGTGGCCGCCGTTCCCTCAAAGAAATACGGCGAGGCCGTAGGCGCCTTCATCATCCTGGAAGAGGGCGCGAAGATGGAACCCGAAGATGTACAGGAGTTCTGCCGCGGAAAGATTGCCCGCTATAAGATTCCCAAGTACGTGTTCTTCATCGACCAGTTCCCCCTTACCGGTTCGGGCAAGATTCAGAAGTTCAAGCTGAAGGAAATGAGTCTTGAACTCTGCAAGAAACAAGGAATAGAAGTAATCTAA
- a CDS encoding EpsG family protein: MSIFYVIFILLTAYYSFRYDRIEEYDSHKQHRLWLMCIYLICLSGFSYGLGADKFVYMEEFEEYSHSMTDFGYTVLYNLVIKSQMPLWTFVNMFAKTTIDSFYVVQFIESTCINIAVCYLVSKYTHRYFLFLLIYFFSLQYFILNTEIMREGFSLSLVTIGMHKWLNGKKWYLYACVAIGILFHVSAAIALLFPLSKIKPTLWKLGAACVLSFFIWVTSDILLVRIVGAFLGESDAFSTKIMYYSIQASTFFGYARSLLTYLIFPFIVVYSVILHETNEQIKRAFSHFASFVLILGIVASSFAGFYRFYNYVIIFYLIAFAEFTYSLLRYKEHFAIRIATFFGKGLLTFFFLYQAHYASTNTHFYDFFYPYTCILDENKKAVEFRKIAHQEGATIEFNDNNMRNVK; this comes from the coding sequence ATGTCTATATTCTACGTAATATTTATACTCCTGACAGCATATTATTCTTTTCGCTATGACAGAATAGAAGAATATGACAGCCACAAGCAACACCGCTTATGGCTGATGTGCATCTATCTTATTTGCCTTTCCGGATTCAGCTATGGATTAGGAGCAGACAAATTTGTATATATGGAAGAATTCGAGGAATATAGCCATTCTATGACAGATTTTGGCTACACTGTCCTGTACAATCTCGTGATAAAAAGCCAGATGCCTTTATGGACATTTGTTAATATGTTTGCCAAAACGACCATAGACTCATTCTACGTAGTTCAGTTTATTGAAAGCACTTGCATCAACATTGCCGTATGCTATTTAGTCAGTAAATATACACATAGGTATTTTCTCTTTTTACTTATATACTTCTTCTCTCTACAGTATTTCATACTCAATACAGAAATCATGAGAGAAGGATTTAGTCTTTCCCTAGTTACCATTGGCATGCACAAATGGTTAAATGGAAAAAAATGGTATTTGTACGCATGCGTAGCAATTGGCATCCTTTTCCATGTATCTGCAGCCATAGCATTATTATTTCCGCTATCGAAAATAAAGCCAACGTTATGGAAACTAGGAGCAGCATGTGTTCTTTCATTCTTCATTTGGGTTACAAGTGATATTCTTCTGGTCCGAATTGTGGGTGCTTTTTTGGGGGAGTCTGATGCTTTCAGTACAAAAATCATGTACTATTCTATTCAAGCCAGCACCTTCTTTGGTTATGCAAGAAGCTTGCTCACCTACCTTATATTCCCATTCATCGTAGTCTATTCGGTTATACTTCATGAAACTAACGAACAAATAAAGAGAGCTTTTTCTCATTTTGCCTCGTTTGTACTCATTCTTGGCATAGTAGCCAGTTCTTTTGCCGGCTTTTATCGTTTCTATAATTATGTCATCATATTCTATCTTATCGCTTTTGCAGAGTTTACCTATTCACTTCTTAGATATAAAGAACATTTTGCAATACGAATCGCTACTTTTTTTGGAAAGGGTCTACTGACTTTTTTTTTCCTTTATCAAGCACATTATGCAAGTACGAACACACATTTCTACGATTTCTTCTACCCATACACCTGCATACTTGATGAAAACAAGAAAGCTGTTGAATTTAGAAAGATAGCCCACCAAGAGGGAGCCACTATTGAGTTTAATGACAACAACATGCGAAATGTAAAATAG
- a CDS encoding helix-turn-helix domain-containing protein: MENNHTIIGHKIKSIRESKNITVEEISERSGLAVEQINSIENDQNLPSLGPLIKIARALGVRLGTFMDDSDDLGPVVTRAAEREANKSISFSNGATDARKHMEYHPLAKQKAGRHMEPFVIDINPEENPEFQLSAHEGEEFIFVMEGEIELVYGKDTFHLNQGDTIYYDSIVKHHLHGAPGKSAKILAIVYIPF, encoded by the coding sequence ATGGAAAATAATCACACAATAATTGGTCACAAGATCAAAAGTATCCGTGAGTCAAAAAACATTACCGTAGAAGAAATTTCTGAACGTAGCGGACTGGCCGTAGAGCAAATCAACTCCATCGAGAACGATCAGAACCTGCCCTCGTTAGGCCCGCTCATCAAAATAGCACGCGCCCTGGGCGTAAGACTAGGCACGTTCATGGACGATAGCGACGACCTGGGACCCGTGGTAACACGCGCCGCCGAACGGGAAGCCAACAAAAGCATCAGCTTCTCGAATGGAGCCACCGACGCCCGCAAGCATATGGAATACCACCCCCTGGCAAAACAGAAGGCCGGACGCCACATGGAGCCATTCGTGATAGACATCAACCCAGAGGAAAATCCCGAATTCCAGCTATCAGCACACGAAGGAGAGGAATTCATCTTCGTAATGGAAGGAGAAATAGAACTGGTTTACGGCAAGGACACCTTCCACCTGAACCAAGGCGACACCATCTATTACGACTCCATCGTGAAGCACCACCTGCACGGCGCACCCGGCAAGAGTGCCAAAATCCTGGCCATAGTCTATATCCCATTTTAA
- a CDS encoding chain-length determining protein gives MNENNKEKVNIDIQKIFQRILKERKSFLKVWVITFVLSCIWILPQPRYYTTEVSIVPEASDASANAGGLAALASNFGVNIGNGSSDAIYPQLYPDLFSSTQFIVGLFDIRVKTLDGEVDTDYYTYLKDYQQKNIWFIPFDWIKSLIAGFFEKEEPQIEGSDGMRFNPFHLSKETNNILKAVEGNIDCTYSRTTDVVTISVTDQDPYVSATLADSIKEHLQIFITDYRTKKSRIDYEYYKGLTEEARQAFEQARKEFAAFSDAHQSVSLQSVKTKSDNLENEMQMKYNIYTAMSTRMEEAQAKIQENTPAFTTLTNATVPIKPAGPKRMIFVAAMLFLVTVVKIGRMFRKELVEWF, from the coding sequence ATGAACGAGAACAACAAAGAAAAAGTAAATATCGATATCCAGAAGATTTTCCAGAGGATTCTGAAAGAACGGAAGTCATTTCTGAAAGTATGGGTAATCACTTTCGTCCTATCCTGCATCTGGATTCTGCCTCAGCCACGTTACTACACCACCGAGGTATCTATTGTTCCTGAAGCCAGCGATGCCTCAGCAAATGCCGGAGGACTGGCAGCTTTGGCCTCCAACTTCGGCGTAAATATCGGGAATGGCTCTTCAGACGCCATCTATCCACAACTCTATCCCGACCTTTTCAGCTCTACCCAGTTCATCGTAGGCTTGTTCGACATCCGCGTAAAGACCCTCGACGGAGAAGTTGATACCGACTATTACACCTATCTGAAAGATTATCAGCAGAAAAACATTTGGTTCATTCCTTTCGATTGGATAAAGTCCCTTATAGCAGGTTTCTTTGAAAAGGAAGAGCCCCAGATTGAGGGATCTGACGGAATGCGCTTCAATCCTTTCCACCTGTCAAAGGAAACCAACAACATTCTGAAGGCCGTTGAAGGAAATATCGATTGTACCTATAGTCGCACCACAGACGTGGTAACGATTTCTGTTACCGACCAGGATCCATATGTTAGTGCCACTCTAGCCGATAGCATCAAGGAGCATCTGCAAATATTCATTACCGACTATCGCACAAAAAAATCGCGTATCGATTATGAATACTACAAAGGACTGACCGAAGAGGCAAGACAGGCCTTCGAACAGGCTCGTAAAGAATTTGCCGCCTTTTCAGATGCCCACCAGAGCGTATCGCTTCAGAGCGTAAAGACCAAATCGGACAATCTGGAAAATGAGATGCAGATGAAGTACAACATCTACACGGCGATGAGCACCCGCATGGAGGAAGCCCAGGCCAAGATTCAGGAGAATACGCCTGCTTTCACCACGCTCACAAATGCTACCGTACCCATCAAACCTGCCGGTCCGAAACGTATGATTTTTGTGGCAGCAATGCTGTTTCTGGTAACTGTTGTTAAGATTGGCCGCATGTTCCGCAAGGAACTGGTTGAATGGTTCTGA
- a CDS encoding SLBB domain-containing protein yields the protein MKRFTTFILCALITTSASWAQSAMTDQQIYEFALEKYSQGMQPRQIAIQLAERGVTTEQMQRVYSKYKDQASQTGGSEISAKTVQRARHSNGEKREDAAADNFPGSSNKMPQGATLEEFTQQLFMPETENGKSGWREIFGHDVFNNKNLTFESSMNLATPQNYTLGPGDVVNIDIWGASQKSFNETISPDGTITISEWGVISLGGLTVDKAKNKIRRELGAHYESSQIDLTLGQTRSITISVMGEVLVPGTYTMSAFATVYNALYMAGGPNEIGTLRNVKIYRKGHLISTVDVYDFLLNGKLSGEVRLEDNDIITVSPYEALVLIEGKVKRPMYYEMKKGETAATIIQYAGGFTGDAYTKAISVKRKTEPQLSVFSIGEFDLSQFKLMDEDVISIGATLNRYQNMVQVKGAVFRPGMYQIGNNITTVKTLVEAAAGLTEGAIAQHAILERLNADRTLKIVSVNISGILNGTVADVPLCNEDVLIIGSNDKRNNNRTVTIHGEVLNPGKYKYADDETIEDLIIRAGGPTEAATYKKIDVARRVVDPEATASPDSITENYTFSFNPDFTIEGSADFTLKPYDQVYVRRNPSYNIQQNVYVDGEVEFEGTYTLTSKKQHLSEVLKMAGGPTKFAYLQGAKLLRRMTEEEKMVAENVLRTAQRNTSTDSIDIKKLMLQPNYPIAFELDKALKNPGTTDDPILRDGDRIIIPRLTSTVTINGEVLFPNSVRYKEGLSAKDYIKLAGGYTSTAKKSKSIIIYMNGMVAKANSHNKPMPGCQIVVPTKKKGHRLSTGEILSIATTTASLGTMAATIANLTK from the coding sequence ATGAAACGATTTACAACCTTCATCCTTTGTGCTTTGATCACTACTTCGGCATCCTGGGCCCAGTCGGCCATGACCGACCAGCAGATATACGAGTTTGCCCTTGAAAAATACAGCCAAGGCATGCAACCCCGACAAATAGCCATCCAACTTGCAGAACGCGGCGTCACCACCGAACAGATGCAACGCGTCTATTCAAAATATAAGGACCAGGCATCCCAGACTGGCGGTAGCGAGATTTCAGCCAAAACAGTTCAAAGAGCCAGACATTCTAATGGAGAGAAACGGGAGGATGCAGCTGCCGACAACTTCCCCGGCTCTTCAAACAAGATGCCACAAGGAGCAACCCTCGAGGAGTTCACCCAACAGTTGTTCATGCCCGAGACAGAAAACGGGAAGTCAGGATGGCGGGAAATCTTCGGCCACGACGTGTTCAACAACAAGAATCTCACCTTCGAGAGTTCCATGAACCTGGCTACCCCCCAGAACTATACCCTTGGCCCCGGCGATGTAGTAAATATTGATATATGGGGAGCCTCCCAGAAATCATTCAACGAGACAATTTCGCCCGACGGAACCATCACCATCAGCGAATGGGGAGTAATCTCCCTGGGCGGACTGACCGTTGACAAGGCCAAAAACAAGATAAGACGCGAACTTGGCGCCCACTACGAGTCGTCACAAATAGACCTAACCTTAGGCCAGACACGCTCTATCACCATTAGCGTGATGGGCGAAGTCCTCGTGCCAGGCACCTACACCATGTCGGCCTTCGCAACCGTATATAACGCACTCTATATGGCTGGCGGACCTAACGAAATAGGTACCCTCAGAAACGTAAAGATATACCGCAAAGGCCACCTCATCTCAACCGTCGATGTGTATGACTTCCTGCTCAACGGAAAGCTAAGCGGCGAGGTACGGCTGGAAGACAACGACATCATTACCGTAAGTCCCTACGAAGCCCTGGTGCTCATCGAGGGCAAGGTGAAGCGCCCCATGTACTACGAGATGAAGAAAGGCGAAACCGCCGCCACCATCATCCAGTATGCTGGCGGATTTACCGGCGATGCCTATACCAAGGCCATTAGCGTAAAACGCAAGACAGAGCCTCAGCTGTCAGTATTCAGTATCGGCGAGTTCGACCTGAGCCAGTTCAAACTGATGGACGAAGATGTAATCAGCATCGGAGCCACTCTGAACCGCTATCAGAATATGGTACAGGTGAAAGGTGCCGTATTCCGCCCGGGCATGTACCAGATAGGCAACAACATCACCACGGTCAAGACGCTGGTAGAAGCCGCGGCAGGACTGACTGAGGGAGCCATAGCCCAACACGCCATACTGGAACGCCTGAATGCCGACCGCACGCTAAAGATAGTAAGCGTGAACATTAGCGGCATTCTGAACGGAACCGTTGCCGACGTTCCTCTTTGTAATGAGGATGTACTCATCATCGGAAGCAACGACAAGCGGAACAACAACAGGACGGTAACCATTCATGGAGAGGTGCTCAATCCTGGCAAATACAAATATGCCGACGACGAGACCATCGAAGACTTGATCATCAGAGCCGGAGGACCCACCGAGGCCGCCACATACAAGAAAATAGACGTAGCCCGCCGAGTAGTAGATCCCGAAGCAACAGCTTCGCCCGATAGCATCACGGAGAACTACACATTCTCCTTCAATCCCGATTTCACCATCGAAGGATCGGCCGACTTCACCTTGAAGCCATACGACCAGGTATATGTTCGCCGCAATCCCAGCTACAACATTCAGCAGAATGTATATGTAGATGGCGAGGTGGAATTTGAAGGCACCTACACGCTGACCAGTAAAAAACAACACCTCAGCGAGGTTCTCAAAATGGCTGGCGGACCCACCAAATTCGCTTATCTCCAAGGAGCAAAACTACTCCGCCGCATGACCGAGGAAGAGAAAATGGTAGCAGAAAACGTGCTGCGAACAGCCCAGCGAAACACCAGTACAGACTCTATCGACATCAAGAAACTGATGCTGCAGCCCAACTATCCGATTGCCTTCGAACTGGACAAAGCCCTGAAGAATCCCGGCACCACCGACGACCCGATTCTTCGCGATGGCGACCGCATCATCATTCCTCGTCTCACCAGTACAGTCACCATCAACGGCGAAGTTCTCTTCCCCAATTCTGTACGCTATAAAGAAGGGCTGAGCGCAAAGGACTATATCAAACTGGCAGGCGGATATACTTCTACTGCCAAAAAGAGCAAGAGCATCATCATCTATATGAACGGAATGGTGGCCAAGGCCAACAGTCACAACAAGCCGATGCCAGGCTGTCAGATTGTTGTTCCCACCAAGAAGAAAGGTCATCGCCTTTCTACCGGCGAAATCCTCAGTATAGCCACCACAACAGCCTCGCTCGGAACGATGGCAGCCACAATTGCCAATCTCACGAAATAA
- a CDS encoding SLBB domain-containing protein — translation MKKYIISILMLMTFCMNAMAQSSMTDEQIIQFVLKEQKAGSTQQEIAVKLVQKGVTPEQIKRVQKKTERLKKGQGLGTVAGKTLGTEDEAPGRTRANSNNRRNDDNESIGKIKDEKNKKVGEKTLLENDEETLGIRNNLDEFMPDSFGIYERKIIQDYLKAKEEKEKTQKSKIFGHDLFNNENLTFEPAMNIATPTNYVIGGGDKVYIDIFGESQKTIEEIVSPDGYVTIEDYGPLLVGGLTVEEANRRAKGLLRSRFGSSDIQLTLGQTRSITINVMGEVKTPGSYTLSSLATVFHALYMAGGPNDIGTLRNIKVYRNNRLISTVDIYDYILNGKLAGNVRLADNDVIIVGAYECLVNITGKVKRPMIYEMKNAESMKALIDYAGGFAGDAYRKSVRVTRKEGTQYSVYTVGEFDMSSFHLADQDSIDVDSILPRYSNMVEIKGAVFRPGKYQLGGSINSVKTLLETAEGVTEEAFTPHAVMHRMKADRTLEVLSVDIDGIMKGTVADIILRNEDVLFVPSKQEVMAEQTITIHGEVQYPGVYKYADNETLEDFVLQAGGLKETAAMVNVFVSRRIVNPTATTTDSIISKSFSFTLKEGFVIDGEAGFHLEPFDEVFVRKSPGYKKQQNVSVEGEIMFAGSYTLTKQNERLSDLVMKAGGVTNIAYVAGARLERKMNEAERLRYIESLKTQKKQDEAVMLEQILKSGRSAGDMQSAMQKNDIEKDEIPETYQVGIELDKALEKPGSDADLVLREGDRLVIPQHVGTVKISGEVLYPNTVGFESGKKAKYYIEQAGGYSTKARKRKAYVIYMNGDVAKVSSGAKIRPGCEIVVPQKVISKMTVAETAAIGTSVASIATMLATIANIMSK, via the coding sequence ATGAAAAAATATATCATTTCGATCCTAATGCTCATGACTTTCTGCATGAATGCTATGGCCCAATCGTCGATGACGGATGAACAGATCATTCAGTTCGTTCTAAAGGAACAGAAGGCAGGTTCTACCCAACAGGAAATTGCGGTCAAACTGGTGCAGAAAGGTGTAACGCCTGAACAAATTAAACGTGTACAAAAGAAAACCGAACGCCTCAAGAAGGGCCAAGGCTTAGGAACCGTGGCAGGAAAAACATTAGGTACCGAAGATGAAGCCCCCGGACGTACGCGCGCCAATTCCAACAACAGAAGGAATGACGACAACGAGTCTATCGGCAAAATAAAAGACGAAAAGAACAAAAAGGTGGGCGAGAAAACTCTTCTGGAAAATGATGAAGAGACACTTGGCATCAGGAACAATCTGGACGAGTTCATGCCCGACTCCTTCGGCATTTATGAGCGAAAGATTATCCAGGACTATCTGAAAGCGAAAGAAGAAAAGGAAAAGACCCAGAAAAGCAAAATCTTCGGTCACGACCTTTTCAACAACGAAAACCTCACTTTTGAACCCGCGATGAATATTGCCACCCCAACCAATTATGTGATTGGCGGAGGCGACAAGGTGTATATCGACATCTTCGGAGAATCCCAGAAAACGATAGAAGAGATTGTATCGCCCGACGGCTATGTTACCATTGAAGACTACGGACCTCTGCTGGTAGGAGGACTTACGGTAGAGGAAGCCAACCGTAGGGCAAAAGGACTGCTCCGCTCTCGATTTGGCAGTTCAGACATTCAGCTCACCTTAGGACAAACCCGTTCTATCACCATCAACGTGATGGGTGAGGTCAAGACACCCGGTTCCTACACGCTTTCCTCGCTGGCTACCGTTTTCCATGCTCTCTATATGGCCGGTGGTCCGAACGATATCGGTACCCTGCGCAACATCAAGGTCTATCGCAACAACCGCCTCATTTCTACAGTCGATATATACGACTATATCCTGAACGGCAAGCTCGCTGGAAACGTACGCCTGGCCGACAACGACGTGATAATCGTTGGTGCCTACGAGTGCCTGGTCAATATCACGGGTAAGGTGAAGCGCCCCATGATCTACGAGATGAAAAATGCCGAAAGCATGAAGGCTCTGATAGACTATGCCGGAGGTTTTGCCGGCGACGCCTATCGCAAGTCGGTACGAGTAACCCGCAAGGAAGGTACCCAATACTCCGTCTATACGGTTGGCGAGTTCGACATGTCTTCTTTCCACCTGGCCGACCAGGACTCAATTGACGTTGACTCCATCCTCCCCCGCTATTCCAATATGGTGGAAATAAAAGGTGCCGTATTCCGCCCGGGCAAATATCAGCTGGGAGGCAGCATCAATAGCGTAAAGACCTTACTTGAAACGGCCGAGGGCGTAACCGAAGAAGCCTTTACCCCACATGCCGTAATGCATCGCATGAAAGCCGACCGCACCCTTGAAGTGCTATCCGTTGACATAGACGGCATCATGAAGGGAACGGTTGCCGATATTATTCTTCGCAACGAGGACGTGCTCTTCGTTCCGTCCAAGCAAGAAGTGATGGCCGAGCAAACCATCACCATCCATGGCGAGGTGCAATATCCGGGCGTATATAAATATGCTGATAACGAAACACTTGAAGACTTCGTTCTGCAGGCTGGCGGATTAAAGGAAACCGCCGCTATGGTCAACGTATTTGTATCACGCCGAATTGTGAATCCCACAGCCACCACAACCGACTCCATCATCAGTAAGTCGTTCAGTTTCACTCTGAAAGAAGGTTTTGTTATTGATGGCGAAGCAGGATTCCACTTGGAGCCGTTCGATGAAGTATTCGTACGCAAAAGCCCCGGCTACAAGAAGCAGCAGAACGTAAGCGTTGAAGGCGAAATCATGTTTGCCGGCTCCTACACCTTGACGAAACAGAACGAACGCCTGAGCGATCTGGTTATGAAAGCAGGCGGCGTCACCAATATAGCCTATGTGGCAGGTGCACGTTTGGAACGTAAGATGAACGAGGCAGAACGCTTGCGCTATATAGAATCCCTGAAGACGCAGAAAAAGCAGGATGAAGCCGTAATGCTCGAACAGATTCTGAAGAGTGGCCGTTCGGCTGGCGACATGCAGTCGGCTATGCAGAAAAACGATATCGAGAAAGATGAGATTCCCGAGACCTATCAGGTAGGTATCGAACTTGACAAAGCCTTGGAGAAACCAGGTAGCGATGCCGACCTCGTGCTGCGCGAAGGCGACCGTCTGGTGATTCCTCAGCATGTTGGAACCGTCAAGATAAGTGGTGAAGTACTCTACCCCAATACAGTAGGTTTCGAGTCGGGCAAGAAAGCCAAGTACTATATCGAACAGGCCGGTGGCTATAGCACCAAAGCAAGAAAGCGCAAGGCCTACGTTATCTACATGAACGGCGACGTGGCAAAGGTGAGCAGCGGCGCAAAGATACGTCCAGGATGCGAGATTGTTGTTCCTCAGAAAGTTATCAGCAAGATGACTGTAGCCGAGACGGCTGCTATCGGAACAAGTGTAGCATCTATAGCCACGATGCTGGCCACTATAGCAAATATCATGTCTAAGTAA